A window from Manis javanica isolate MJ-LG chromosome 10, MJ_LKY, whole genome shotgun sequence encodes these proteins:
- the ABHD11 gene encoding sn-1-specific diacylglycerol lipase ABHD11 isoform X1, translating into MLRWVHSCSFSQRGLGLSGLSFFKVPITLSSSGRGGAKPRSVPLSYKLLDGEAARPALVFLHGLFGCKTNFNFVAKALAQQTGRKVLTVDARNHGDSPHSPDMSYEAMSQDLQDLLPKLDLVPCVLIGHSMGGKTAMLLALQRPELVEQLIAVDISPVETTSSSDFPSYIAAMRAIDIPDEVSRSCARKLADKQLGPVIQDMAVRQFLLTNLVEVDGHFMWRVNLDALAQHVEKILAFPPRQESYLGPTLFLLGGNSQYVPPSHHPEIRRLFPRAQMQTMPNAGHWIHSDSPQDFVTAIRDFLA; encoded by the exons ATGCTCCGTTGGGTCCACTCCTGTAGTTTCTCCCAGAGGGGGCTTGGTCTCTCCGGCCTCAGCTTCttcaaagtgcccatcacactcAGCAGCAGCGGCCGAGGCGGCGCCAAGCCGAG GTCGGTTCCGCTCTCCTACAAGCTTCTGGACGGGGAGGCGGCCCGCCCGGCCCTCGTCTTTCTGCACGGGCTCTTCGGCTGCAAAACCAACTTCAACTTTGTCGCCAAGGCCCTAGCCCAGCAGACAGGCCGGAAG GTGCTGACAGTGGATGCTCGGAACCATGGTGACAGTCCCCACAGCCCAGACATGAGCTATGAGGCCATGAGCCAGGACCTACAGGACCTCCTGCCTAAGCTGGACTTGGTGCCCTGTGTCCTCATTGGCCACAGCATGGGAGGCAAGACAGCCATGCTGCTGGCACTACAGAGG CCAGAActggtggagcagctgattgccgTGGACATCAGCCCAGTAGAGACCACATCCAGCTCAGACTTCCCAAGTTACATTGCAGCCATGAGGGCCATAGACATCCCTGATGAGGTGTCCCGTTCCTGTGCCAGAAAACTGGCTGATAAGCAGCTCGGCCCTGTTATCCAG GACATGGCCGTGCGGCAGTTCCTGCTCACCAATCTGGTGGAGGTAGATGGGCATTTCATGTGGAGAGTAAACTTGGATGCCTTGGCCCAGCATGTGGAGAAGATCTTGGCCTTCCCACCACGACAAGAATCCTACCTTGGGCCTACCCTTTTCCTCCTGGGTGGAAACTCTCAATATGTGCC TCCCAGCCACCACCCTGAGATTAGGCGGCTCTTCCCTCGGGCCCAGATGCAGACCATGCCCAACGCTGGCCACTGGATCCACAGTGACTCTCCACAGGACTTCGTGACTGCCATCCGAGACTTTCTGGCCTAA
- the ABHD11 gene encoding sn-1-specific diacylglycerol lipase ABHD11 isoform X3, whose product MLRWVHSCSFSQRGLGLSGLSFFKVPITLSSSGRGGAKPRSVPLSYKLLDGEAARPALVFLHGLFGCKTNFNFVAKALAQQTGRKVLTVDARNHGDSPHSPDMSYEAMSQDLQDLLPKLDLVPCVLIGHSMGGKTAMLLALQRPELVEQLIAVDISPVETTSSSDFPSYIAAMRAIDIPDEVSRSCARKLADKQLGPVIQSQPPP is encoded by the exons ATGCTCCGTTGGGTCCACTCCTGTAGTTTCTCCCAGAGGGGGCTTGGTCTCTCCGGCCTCAGCTTCttcaaagtgcccatcacactcAGCAGCAGCGGCCGAGGCGGCGCCAAGCCGAG GTCGGTTCCGCTCTCCTACAAGCTTCTGGACGGGGAGGCGGCCCGCCCGGCCCTCGTCTTTCTGCACGGGCTCTTCGGCTGCAAAACCAACTTCAACTTTGTCGCCAAGGCCCTAGCCCAGCAGACAGGCCGGAAG GTGCTGACAGTGGATGCTCGGAACCATGGTGACAGTCCCCACAGCCCAGACATGAGCTATGAGGCCATGAGCCAGGACCTACAGGACCTCCTGCCTAAGCTGGACTTGGTGCCCTGTGTCCTCATTGGCCACAGCATGGGAGGCAAGACAGCCATGCTGCTGGCACTACAGAGG CCAGAActggtggagcagctgattgccgTGGACATCAGCCCAGTAGAGACCACATCCAGCTCAGACTTCCCAAGTTACATTGCAGCCATGAGGGCCATAGACATCCCTGATGAGGTGTCCCGTTCCTGTGCCAGAAAACTGGCTGATAAGCAGCTCGGCCCTGTTATCCAG TCCCAGCCACCACCCTGA
- the CLDN3 gene encoding claudin-3 — MSMGLEITGTSLAVLGWLSTIVCCALPMWRVTAFIGSNIITAQTIWEGLWMNCVVQSTGQMQCKVYDSLLALPQDLQAARALIVVAILLTAFGLLVALVGAQCTNCVQDDSAKAKITIVAGVLFLLAALLTLVPVSWSANTIIRDFYNPLVPEAQKREMGAGLYLGWAAAALQLLGGSLLCCSCPPREKYAPAKIIYSAPRSVGLGSTAYDRKDYV, encoded by the coding sequence ATGTCCATGGGCCTGGAGATCACGGGCACCTCGCTGGCGGTGCTGGGCTGGCTGAGCACCATCGTGTGCTGTGCGCTGCCCATGTGGCGCGTGACGGCCTTCATCGGCAGCAACATCATCACGGCGCAGACCATCTGGGAGGGCCTGTGGATGAACTGCGTGGTGCAGAGCACCGGCCAGATGCAGTGCAAGGTGTACGACTCGCTGCTGGCGCTGCCGCAGGACCTGCAGGCGGCCCGCGCCCTCATCGTCGTCGCCATCCTCCTAACTGCCTTCGGGCTCCTCGTAGCGCTCGTGGGCGCCCAGTGCACCAACTGCGTGCAGGACGACTCGGCCAAGGCCAAGATCACCATTGTGGCGGGCGTGCTTTTCCTGCTGGCGGCCTTGCTCACCCTGGTGCCGGTGTCCTGGTCGGCCAACACCATCATCCGGGACTTCTACAACCCGCTGGTGCCCGAGGCACAGAAGCGCGAGATGGGCGCCGGCCTGTACCTGGGCTGGGCGGCCGCGGCGCTGCAGCTGCTGGGGGGCTCGCTGCTCTGCTGTTCTTGCCCACCCCGCGAAAAGTACGCGCCCGCCAAGATCATCTACTCCGCTCCGCGTTCAGTTGGACTCGGGAGCACCGCCTACGACCGCAAGGACTACGTCTGA
- the ABHD11 gene encoding sn-1-specific diacylglycerol lipase ABHD11 isoform X2 produces the protein MLRWVHSCSFSQRGLGLSGLSFFKVPITLSSSGRGGAKPRSVPLSYKLLDGEAARPALVFLHGLFGCKTNFNFVAKALAQQTGRKVLTVDARNHGDSPHSPDMSYEAMSQDLQDLLPKLDLVPCVLIGHSMGGKTAMLLALQRPELVEQLIAVDISPVETTSSSDFPSYIAAMRAIDIPDEVSRSCARKLADKQLGPVIQDMAVRQFLLTNLVEVDGHFMWRVNLDALAQHVEKILAFPPRQESYLGPTLFLLGGNSQYVPCRPCPTLATGSTVTLHRTS, from the exons ATGCTCCGTTGGGTCCACTCCTGTAGTTTCTCCCAGAGGGGGCTTGGTCTCTCCGGCCTCAGCTTCttcaaagtgcccatcacactcAGCAGCAGCGGCCGAGGCGGCGCCAAGCCGAG GTCGGTTCCGCTCTCCTACAAGCTTCTGGACGGGGAGGCGGCCCGCCCGGCCCTCGTCTTTCTGCACGGGCTCTTCGGCTGCAAAACCAACTTCAACTTTGTCGCCAAGGCCCTAGCCCAGCAGACAGGCCGGAAG GTGCTGACAGTGGATGCTCGGAACCATGGTGACAGTCCCCACAGCCCAGACATGAGCTATGAGGCCATGAGCCAGGACCTACAGGACCTCCTGCCTAAGCTGGACTTGGTGCCCTGTGTCCTCATTGGCCACAGCATGGGAGGCAAGACAGCCATGCTGCTGGCACTACAGAGG CCAGAActggtggagcagctgattgccgTGGACATCAGCCCAGTAGAGACCACATCCAGCTCAGACTTCCCAAGTTACATTGCAGCCATGAGGGCCATAGACATCCCTGATGAGGTGTCCCGTTCCTGTGCCAGAAAACTGGCTGATAAGCAGCTCGGCCCTGTTATCCAG GACATGGCCGTGCGGCAGTTCCTGCTCACCAATCTGGTGGAGGTAGATGGGCATTTCATGTGGAGAGTAAACTTGGATGCCTTGGCCCAGCATGTGGAGAAGATCTTGGCCTTCCCACCACGACAAGAATCCTACCTTGGGCCTACCCTTTTCCTCCTGGGTGGAAACTCTCAATATGTGCC ATGCAGACCATGCCCAACGCTGGCCACTGGATCCACAGTGACTCTCCACAGGACTTCGTGA